The Zea mays cultivar B73 chromosome 7, Zm-B73-REFERENCE-NAM-5.0, whole genome shotgun sequence DNA segment cgatgtaatcacatcgagttagttgcttttggtttgctcagctccaccaaaaggcaggggggcatatgttgagcaccatattgagcggccggacggtccggccctgaggccggacggtccgcggtccggacagtccgcgcctatgggccggacggtccgcgcacgcgcagagtagtttagggttccgagttttgtgctatgtttgttggctagatttgcggaattaacccggaatccagtcgtgtaaagggtctagcccccctcctctatataaagagaggtctacggccgatttgtaattatcaatcgaatcaatacaacttctatttcgcattttatcctaggagtagttctagtctagtttagatttagcctctcgatccccaaattcttcgtctctcttcgactctacgtcgattagaggagtctaggtcggccggcccgagcctagacaccacctaggatctctactccccgatgggtccctcccgggagcgagatctaggcgccgtcggcgatcctccgccgcccctgcgtacgcgcggaccgtccggccgtcaggcagggagccctagccgcggaccgtccggccccaggccgcggacagtccgcccttgcgcagagagcatcaccgcgcctcgcaccaggccgcggaccgtccggtccctgcgtgcggaccgtccgcccctgtgcagagggcaccgccacggttcttgttgagtgtttggcgctccgaaaaggcgtcaacagtcACACTCGCTTCAAATTGTAATAATGCTGCAATTTCCCCAATATAGGAGTATAATCTTGTATATAGGCACGTCAATTAAAATCGTGCAATAAGTGAACTGTATCAGATTGGGATTTTTCTTGGTTTTGTCGGCCTGAGAAGAAATAAAGTACGTAAATTAAAAACAGTTTGGGTATCCGTACGTACGCATCTCGCAGACTTTTGAACTGTTTTAATAATTAGTATTCTCTTCGTTCCAAAATAGTTTTCTCGTTTTTCAAGAGCCAAAACCATTTTTAACGGTAACCAAACATGTACAAGAAAGTATTAATATTTATAAAATATGTTTAATATCATTAGATCTTTAGGTCTGTTTTTATAATAGATTTATTTAGAGACATAAACAGTACTAATATTTTTATAAATTGGTCAAACTTGTAAAATATTTATTGAGACGAAAACCTATAAACAACTATTATTGGAACGGAGGTCAAAAGTTGCAATCGTTTTCTTTGATAGAATATCCTCTTCGGGTCCCAAAATAGTTGACGTTTAGGTTAGCTTTGAACCAGAGAATTTACAACAAGTCAAAAATACACAGAAAATAAAGAGAGAGAGACAGAAAGATGCATTGGAAAAAAAGATGTATTAAGAGAAGAGAAATATAAGTTAGAAAGTAAAAAAAGGACAATTGTTTTTAGATAAAATTTTAATCTTGTGACCAACTATTTTAGGAAAGAGATAGTATATATCTTAAGTTCTCCTTAGCAATTCTTTCAACCGCCAATTTGTCCATGGTGAATCCTGAAAAAGAAATAAAGGCTAGGCACACGCGCGCTTGCTTTTGAGAATTTGCACGTTGGCTAAGAAATTGCTTTTGAATTGGCACCTAATGTAAGCAGACAACTTAAGAAGTAACTTCAGACGTTacgtctgaaagggaattaggcttacacatttttcctaattaattttggtggttgaattgcccaacacaaataattggactaactagtttgttctagtctataagttttacaggtgccaaaagttcacaataagccaataaaaagaccaagaaatggttcaaaCAAATACAACAAAAgataacccaaaggcacccttgtctggcgcaccggactgtccggtgcaccagggcactcgacactgaactcgctaccttcgggaaaatcagagggcgctccgctataattcaccggacagtgtccggtgcacaccggactgtccggtgtgccagcggagcaacgactacttcgcgtgcaacggtcgtctgcaaccgcattcaatgcgctacagtgcgcgcagaagtcagagcacgcgcgggtggcgcaccggacagtctacaggacctgtccggtgcatcaccggacagcccagtggccccacaagtcagagcttcaacggtcgaaccccaacggtctgctgacgtggctggcgcaccggactgtccggtgcgccatgcgattgcagccttccaacgaccatttttggtggttggggctataaataccccaaccaccccacattcaatggcatccaagttttccaccttcaacacattacaagagctatagcattcaattctagacactccaaagagatcaaatcctctcccaagtccggaatcactccaaatcaaatagtgactagaaagagcgacatttgtgttcatttgagctcttgcgcttggattgcttcttttctttctcattcttcttgtgatcaaactcaattgtaaccaaggcaagagacaccaattgtgtggtggtccttgcgggaactttgtgttccgtttgattgagaagagaagctcactcggtctaagtgaccgtttgagagagggaaagagttgaaagagacccggtctttgtgaccacctcaacggggagtaggtttgcaagaaccgaacctcggtaaaacaaatcatcgtgtctcgctttttatttgctcacgatttgttttgcgccctctctctcggactcgttatatttctaacgctaacccggcttgtagttgtgcttaagtttataaatttcagattcgccctattcacccccctctaggcgactttcaacgtcGCTAAATGAAAATGATTTCTTTACAGTTACTTTTAGTCGGCGTCGTATGGGACCATGTCCAGGGTGGCCCCACACATCAGTGGTCCATCTACAATTACTTCCCAGAAGTAACTACAGAGAAACTCGTCGCTAAATAGAAACGATTTTTCTGTGGTTACTTCTGGTCACCGACGTGTGGGACCATGTCCAGGGTGGCCCGCACGTCATTGACCCACCTGTtgttacttcaccagaagtaactCCAGAGGATCTATTTCTTGCAGTTACTTCTGGTCACTGATGTATGGGACCATATCCAGAATGGTCCCACACGTCATTAACCTATCTTCAATTAGTTCCCCAGAAGTAATTACAGAGTAACTCGTCGCTAAATGGAAACGATTTTTCTACAGTTACTTCTGGTCACCGACATGTGGGACCATGTCCAGGGTGGCCCGCACGTCATTGACCCACATGTTGTTACTTCCATAGAAGTAACTCTAGAGGATCTATTTCTCTACAGTTACTTCCAGTCACCGTCGTCTGGGACCATATCCAAAGGTGGCCCCACACGTCAACAACCCATCTACAATTACTTCCCCAGAAGTAACTACAGAAGAACTCGTCGCTAAATGGAAACGATTTTTCTGCAGTTACTTCTGGTCACTGATGTGTAGACCATGTCTAGGATGGCTCGCACGTCATTGACCACCTGTTATTACTTCCCTAGAAGTAACTCCAGAGGATCTATTTCTTTGAAGTTACTTCTGGTCATTGATGTATGGGACCATATCCAGGGACcagggtggccccacatgtcagtaaCCCATCTACAATTACTTCCCCAGAAGTAATTACATAGGAACTCGTCGCTAAATGGAAATGATTTTTCCACAGTTACTTCTGGTCACCGACGTGTGGGACCATGTTCACGGTGGCCCGCACGTCATTGACCCACATGTTGTTACTTCCATAGAAGTAACTCTAGAGGATCTATTTCTCTGCAGTTACTTCCAGTAACCGGTGTTTGGGACCATATCCAAGGTGGCCCCACACGTCAGTAACCCATCTACAATTACTTCCCAGAAGTAACTACAGAGGAACTCGTCGCTAAATGGAAACGATTTTTCTGCAGTTACTTCTGGTCACTGACGTGTGGGACCATGTCCTAGGTGGCCTGCACGTCATTGACCACCTATTGTTACTTCCCCAGAAGTAACTCCAGAGGATCTATTTCTTTGCAGTTATTTCTAGTCATTGATGTATGGGACCATATCcagggtggccccacatgtcagtaaCCCATCTACAATTACTTCCCCAGAAGTAATTACAGAGGAACTCGTCGGTAAATGGAAATGATTTTCCACAATTACTTCTAGTCACCGATGTGTGGGACCATGTCTAGGGTGGCCCGCACCTGTTGTTACTTCCTCAGAAGTAACTACAGAGGATCTATTTATCTGTAGTTACTTCTAGTCACTGGCGTATGGGACCATATCCAGGGTGGCCCCACACGTCAGCAACCCATCTACAATTACTTCCCCAGAAGTAACTACAGAGGAACTCGTCGCTAAATGGAAACGATTTTTCTGCAGTTACTTCTGGTCACTGACGTGTGGGGCCGTGTCTAGGGTGGCCCGCACGTCATTGACCCACCTGCTGTTACTTCCCAGAAGTAACTCTAGAGGATCTATTTCTCTGCAGTTACTTATGGTCACTGAAGTATGAGACCATGTCCAGGGTTGCTCTACACGTCTGTGACAACCCACCTGCAATTAATTTTCTAGAAGTAACTGTAGAGTATCTCATCGCATCGTAAATATGCCTCTGCTCGTCATTATAATACTATATAATACAGATCTTTATTCCTTACTCCGTAGGTAAAACTTGTTCttaaagaaacaacattttattttaaaaaatGAGTTGTTTTTTGCCTATACAATCACACGCTACTAAACTTTCACGAGTTCTGACCTATCAACTTATcctaaaaaaaaagagagagagaaaacaacACAAAAGGATAATATGAGCAGTAGTAGGAGGGCTAGTAGGGGCCATGGCCCCCCTAACAAAACGAAATTTTATTCAGTTGTTGTATATCTATAGCTAAAATAAAAGAGTTGGCTTATAATAAATTAAAATTCAGTGTGTACTTAACGCATATCTGTGTTAATTGTTATAACTAGTGACTATTTTATATTGTATATGTAcatatattttatttattaataTTATAACTTTAGTTATATATGTATTGGTCTCTCTAAAGAAAAATCCTAGCTACGTttctaaatattttatttattaacATTATTGCTATGAAGCTAGCATCTCCGGTCGTCCTCTCGATTCTCGAGTCGTGTACAGAGATCCACCGTCCACGAAGTAGCAACTAACAAACTTTTCTTGTGTGAGTTATGATTGTAGGACCAACGAACCAATCATCAAGATTCACATGGCTCCACATGATACATGTTATGAAATTAGGTATTTTAGTGTTAAATTCAATCCACATAAACCGTGCAAGATTTATGTGCAAGATTTATGACGGCAATTATGTGCACGTGTATAAAAGGCTACCAATTGCAGCAACAATGCACGACATACTGACTATAAATAAGATCTTGAATAAGAAAGGTGTGGCTCCGTTGGCACGAGATATTAAGTGTGTATGTTCAATATAGTCGGTCAGAATTCGATATAGAACGATATTTACAGTGCAGTTTCACAAACAGCCGCCAGGAAGAAGATAAACAGGTTCCCGCGACGAACAAGGCGATGACACCACCAAGTCGATGTCGATCAAGCAGACATGTTATACGCTCCCAAAAAAACCTGATCGACCGCTTATCTCGAGCAGGATCGCTATATCGACAATGGTTTCGGAGGCCTGGTTACTCCGTGTCTTGTCCGTGCAAAAACACAGAGCCGAGAAAGCAGATCGCAACGAAAGCAATATATGAGAATACACCGGAAAGCTCAACAGATCAAAGAATGGTCCATTCTTATATAGGCGCTTTTGATGTAACTTCACGTAAAGAAAATCGAAGCAGCTGGCAGCAGGCGTGCTAAGGCCGTATCTCGTCGATTGACGGTGGGCGTGGCTGCACCTGCACGCCACTACTCACGTCGCTAGCTCCGTCTCCGGCACGTGCGAAATGAGGGCATGAGGCACAAGGCATGGGAGAGCCACGTGTTCGTTACACCTCGGTTTAGTTACTCCTGGCCAACCTGTGGGACCCAAGCCCAACCATCTCGTAGCACGCTGCAGCACGCAGGTATGCTAATTAACGTGCTAATTCCAACGGTTGTCCCAACAAAACCCAAAGGCGCAAGCAAATCCATGTGAATGAAATCCGTCTGCAAAATCCAGAGCAGCTTGGAGCAGCGAATCACTGCTGCCGCGAAGTCCACAGCCGTCGTGTTCAGAAGATTGAGAACGATCAGGAACAGCTCGGCCATCCAGCatcaccatatatatatatatattatattattATTCATAATAATATCTCCATGAATGGGCACATGTCGGATGTTAGGCAGCCCGTGTGAACGGACGAGACGTTACTAACGATCCATAGGCTGTTGTATAATAATGGATGGAAACGAATTAGGGTGATGCAATCTTCAAAAGGTGAAAAAAAGTATAAAAATAGAGAAAGGAGGCGCAAAGCTTCTTCTCCCAAGTCTAGATATCTGACCTGACTACTGAAAAGCAGACATGTGCCTTTCTTGCCTGGCCGGCTGAGTATCCCATTCTATGTTATATAATATAACATAAACAATATAATATAACgacatatgatgtaatgttatattaatgtaatatatcttGCAGCAATCAGGCACGCATGTGCATTGAAGATGGCAGCATACACGCGCTGACGCGCACCTCTTGCACATTCCAAATGTTATACATTGAAGCCGAATAATTGGTCAAAAACTGGATACTACGAAGAAGAAAATGCATCTTTTGAGAAAGAGAGAAAAGCATGTCCCTAGTAATCTCTTCTTCTTTAACAGCGAACAACGTTACCCATTATCGATACTGTCAACTCGTAGTGGCGGCTGCGAAGGCACCAACCAAATAAAACTACGATATTTGGTCGAAACGGGAGCACCAGCGGCTGAATCTGAAGTCTGAACGAACACAAAACGGCATGTCTGAGTTTTTTTTCATGACCACGGCCACCCAGCGTCCCTCCAAACGCACCACCTCTTCGCGATGTCCGCGTCGCCCTTGCCATCTACGTGGTCCGTGATTTCAGCTGTCTTTTCTGCAGTTCTGCTTCTCCGGTCGTTCCGCTCCTGCCGCTGAAGGTGGCAGCAAGAGGTGCGGAGCTCAAGGTCGCGCTCCAGCGCTTCGTCCCTGTACCTCGGGTTCAGATACCTGGGATGGTCCAGGAACTTGACGTTCTTCAGCCAAAGTTTGAGGGCCTGGATATATAACAGGGCTAAGAAGTGAGATGAATGCATCAGCAGCTTTTTTTTTCTCGagacgcgcaggagaactgccccccattatatattaagcagaagaaaatagaaaaaaaaacaaTAGTTTACAGACAAAACCTCCTTACGGAGGCCAGAAACAGGCATACAAATATAGATCATGCATCAGCAGCTCAAGCGTGTACTAGCAACTCAAGCGTGTACTACACGTTATGCGTGGATTGATTCTAAGCGCGATTGAGATGCTGATGACGACGTGGCAACCGAAGCAGGGTCCGACTGCCAGCCAATCAGTTATCGGTTGGTGATGATATATCAACAAATGGAATGCCATCTATTCACTGTTCACTTCAGCTTTGGCTACTACGGCTCCTGCTTCAAAATTTCAATAGGATAATACCGAGTGCAGAAGTCTTCTGAACTATTAGCAGTTCACCTCATCTACTAAACTATGAACTTTTGTTAAAGCAAAAGACAAACCTGCCTCCGATGCAAATAGCTTGCACGGATTGAGCCTAATAGATATGGTCTGATATGAGGATTCAGGATACTCACAATGGTCACTGGAGCCTTAtttcaaagcatataagtttatATCGTAGCCATGTCTTTCTCGGCAAATGGGGTCTGCGACAGGAGGCACTAAAACACATGCAAAGCTTAAAGTTGCCAACAAAATTATGGCCTGTTTGCTGGTTAGAACAAAAATGATCTTATGTTTGCAAGAATATTGCTTGCAAAAAAAGATTGAAAGCAGTGAGTAGATGCAATGCTGCCAAAGAGAACAGATGGACATGGTTTTCAATTATGTACTAGTAGGAATTCTATTGGGAgctagttgttgagttcctcatgGCCCAGTCAGACCTTGTCTGTTAAAACGCTCTGAAGAAAATCTGGCAAGCTTATGTATCTAAAATGAAGGTCTCCATTTCACGGCCCATGTTAGGCTACTTACAACCTTCCTATAGGCTATAGGCTTTCAGATTTATCAGCTCTGTGCATCACGTCTGCTCTCAAGATAGTAAGCTATCACCAGAAATGAACCGAAGAACCCCTCACGATACCAGaaatgaaccctaagagcatgttCGTTTcaacctcaatccatatggattgaaggtGATTGAGTGGGTTtgaatccctagtaagtcaaaatctctcACAATCtatatcaatcccctccaatccatatggacgaaaataaccgaacaagccctaatggAGCACATTTATTCCGATTTCATAATCCAAAGTCCAAACTACCAGCTGATATTTTCGACTTAAAAAACATGTATAAATGCACCGATACTAATCTGACTAGTGAAGTAAACACAGTGCTTTCAACAGTGGCAGACATAAATTTGTCCTAAGACCAAAATTTAGGCGCATAAAAGATAGAACTACATATACAAGTCACAGATCAAGACATAGCAAAAGCAAATGACAAATTCCAAATATTTGACGAACTTGATCTGCATGCTTAACGTGCGATACAAAATCTAATCGCTGTGCTAGTCTGGTACCTCCTGTTATGCTTGGAAAATATGCAGTGTTGCCTGATGCCTATTTGCCTAATGTGGAAGGCTGGTAGCCTCTGGTAGTCCAGTTTGCTACTCCTCCATGGGCACGGTGGCTGCTAAGCCATTAAAGCGATGTGCGGACATGAgtaatgttttcaagtcgtccgattaATCGCGAGATTAATCGTCCAAGTTGGTTTGGACCAATCACGATTAATCAACCTAGTCGGTCAGCCAGAACGACCAGCAAGTCGTCCGACTTGAAAACATTGAGGAACCAAAAGTATGGAGGGGAAGATCAAGAGGGCAAGATGTGAACTGGGAGGACATGATGAGCAAGATGCGACCCAGCAAAACACAGGCTGTGGCCATCGGGAGTTCTGCCAATGAAGTGGAGCAGCCAAATTGGTATGGCAGCACCCACATGCCGGCTCCCCTTTATGCTGAACACGAAAGAACGAGAGGGAGGAGTGATGCAGAGCCACCGAGGCATCCATTCAGCATTCTTGTGCATTCCTTGATGGAATTGATGATGTCCCACATGGTTCAGTGGGATTTCAGACTGGGAGCACTCGACAGAGGTACCTGCTACAATTGGTCCCAAGACTAGGGTCGCAGACATAATGGTCCTAGTGGGAGATCCGCTCCTGGGCCCTGGCTTTGAGCACAATTATGGAGCCCATAAAAAAATCCAAGAAACTTTCTCAACATGTGTACTTCAAGGCTTTGTGTAGAGTGTAGACCAGACATAAACTCAGCGAAGAATCACTACTTTTGAAGCATATGTTGATTCAACCGCTATGACATACATTCAAAATCGAACATAGAGGAAAGAAGAATAAAGAAAACACCCACCAAGTTTACCTCATTTTTTATACATACTAATAGCCTTTTTCTTAGAGTTATCAGATAGGATTTATTGCTCATTAAGGAAAATGCAACCATGAACATAACCACGGACACAGAAAAATTACATAACACAAAGGACCCTTACCTCCCAGTATATCCATGCAGCAACTTTGTGCGGCATCAGCCAGAAGAAGGTTGCCAGCCTCAGAGAATTACTTGTCTGTCCAACCAATTTGGCATCCAAAACTGCAGTGAAGTAGTCCCCAAGTGTCGGATGCTGAACTGATATAACAACATAAAGTCTATCACCAGGAGCATCAGCGCGAATACTCCAGTTGCTGAGCATGTCCTACGGGCTCGAGCCAACAAAAACAAAACCCACTAAGAATAAGCAACAAAGTTGGATACAGTACACAAAGTTACCAAAAATTACGTATGCAACACGCACAAGTGAGTATCAGAGTTCAGAAACATCAATTATATGATTGTGCATAAGAATTTGCAATGAGGTGAAAGATGGAAGTTAAGATTTCAGCTGCAGTTACATCAGGTTTAGTGTGTTCAAGACTCATCAGTCAGCACATTGCGTCGTCTGACTTATGAATAAACGAGGGCACGATTTTTTAGCTGGCTTATATAGATTTTTAACTGAGGTCATACCATAAAGGGGCTGACATGCAAGGGCTTCGCGATGAGATCAGAGCCCGGTTGGAAGGTAAACATCACTCTCTCTGCCCAGGGGGTGTTTGTGACCTGATACGAATAGCAAGAGATTGGACAGTTGCAAATAATCAGCCAGAAACCAATGAAGATGATGAATCGTATGTGCACTGATAATATCACCTCGGCAATGCACGTTCTGAGCTCTCCATCTTGCCCCTGTCCTGCAGAATCGTAGCAGTAGTAAATGCTCAGCGGGTTCTGCTCGTACCCCACGCTCTCGGGTACCGTCAAGAGGTGCCTTCATCGAGGAAGAACAAGGCGAGTCAGCGCTCGACAGCCATTT contains these protein-coding regions:
- the LOC100191340 gene encoding uncharacterized protein LOC100191340, with the protein product MEALYLLASLAATLVTSAFHSLLLLLRLLLRYPRRAAPTDDGPAAAARLYEGRVRHARRRPAAHTFEYPARYALVDLDRLPLPGHLSADDARRVASTSGPVHLLTVPESVGYEQNPLSIYYCYDSAGQGQDGELRTCIAEVTNTPWAERVMFTFQPGSDLIAKPLHVSPFMDMLSNWSIRADAPGDRLYVVISVQHPTLGDYFTAVLDAKLVGQTSNSLRLATFFWLMPHKVAAWIYWEALKLWLKNVKFLDHPRYLNPRYRDEALERDLELRTSCCHLQRQERNDRRSRTAEKTAEITDHVDGKGDADIAKRWCVWRDAGWPWS